One Drechmeria coniospora strain ARSEF 6962 chromosome 01, whole genome shotgun sequence genomic region harbors:
- a CDS encoding autophagy-related protein 26, with protein MNQSIFGLIAAAGSKVDFNERFDDGSSEDDDGPEQPRRDLAQTAILKPHTPDAARRHKRLSGHRLLRSLATLPKRIPKPERGAGRPSVPLPLLTLDDRSASTELAEPDENRLAPVMSRMLQARAEMSSRPSFDLERPSSADLSGVDDGDNHMLLARRLKDIFEFDDVEQVVAEYPCWLLQSVLLQGFLYITAKHICFYSYLPKKANVVAKSGYLSKSGRRNPRYNRYWFRLKGDVLSYYRDSTNLYFPHGQIDLSVGISADVVDRGKNGVHFEVVTSHRTYSFKADSAPSAKDWVKSLQRVIFRSHNDGDSVKISLPIDNVIDVEETQMMEFSETCKIRVVDNDETYAIDEYFFSFFKFGEEAVNVLKILVEDASGNEAAEAVAGLSVDGSPRDSKNTSRSNLLTDRARSTKLPETVKATLSPLSTHSGGASPRPSLDVSSRTSFDAVLHLGRRSHDVPSPLREQGPRRSFSGSRSQSLRRRSDRSRPVASSDSNVPSSTDEPGYSNVAVSTTEDPSASQILRGSEVFHSPTMRQSPTSSPCADARPGLPHHCATTGHMEQLAYRASLDPGRSSTPSLQSITKMGSYPLQRAGAFADYLNKTGKRMSSLFAAESMGYVEKVSGMWKGGHKHYDDPHGLRPDDDDLEQDSEGKVQTSMDRFRAHFALPDAERLQATYFGYIVRVLPLYGKIYISDRSFCFRSLLPGTRTKLILPLKDVETAHKEKGFRFGYAGLVVVIRGHEELFFEFGPAEVRDDCAVTLLQSLETNRFLQASGVLRDDEADDEDSAMAERDALSSARQGEYPEHEIEMPSQTHLPNAPTILMDDPDGSFLSFKPAGSMRITCLTIGSRGDVQPYIALCKGLLADGHRPRIATHAEFQGWVESHGIEFRRVEGDPGELMRLCIENGTFTLSFLREANAKFRDWLDDLLDSAYHACEGSELLIESPSAMAGIHIAEKLAIPYFRAFTMPWTRTRAYPHSFIMPEHKMGGAYNYMTYVMFDNIFWRATAQQVNRWRNSTLKLPNTSLEKMQPNKVPFLYNFSPSVVAPPLDYSDWIRVTGYWFLDEGDEYRPPRELEDFIQKARDDGKKLVYVGFGSIIVDDPGKMTQEVIDAVLKADVRCILSKGWSDRISPGDDPEKPRPREPDIPPELFVIKSAPHDWLFRRIDAAAHHGGSGTTGASLRAGIPTIIRPFFGDQFFFASRVEDLGVGVWVRRWGTNSFGRALWEATRNERIIVKARVLGEHIRQETGVADAIQSIYRDLEYAKSLIKRKPGSKPDGEEDDEAEESWTFVGGDEPDPDVVTRRLSEGIVGQSAESKGLGSQVLKGRA; from the exons ATGAACCAGAGCATCTTCggcctcatcgccgccgccggctccaaGGTCGACTTCAACGAacgcttcgacgacggcagcagcgaagacgacgacggcccggaGCAGCCCCGTCGTGACCTCGCCCAGACGGCCATCCTCAAGCCGCACACGCCCGACGCGGCCAGGCGACACAAGAGGCTCTCGGGCCATCGCCTGCTCCGGTCGCTCGCCACCCTTCCGAAGCGAATACCGAAGCCCGAGCGGGGCGCCGGTCGACCCTCCGTCCCCCTCCCGCTCCTGACCCTCGACGACCGGAGTGCGTCGACCGAGCTTGCCGAGCCTGACGAGAACCGTCTCGCGCCCGTCATGAGCCGCATGCTCCAGGCGAGGGCCGAGATGTCGAGCCGGCCCAGCTTCGATCTCGAgcggccctcctcggccgacctgagcggcgtcgacgacggcgacaaccACATGctcctcgctcgtcgcctaAAGGACATTTTCGAGtttgacgacgtcgagcaggtcgtcgCAG AGTACCCTTGCTGGCTGCTGCAGAGCGTCCTGCTCCAGGGCTTCCTCTACATCACCGCCAAGCACATCTGCTTCTACTCCTATCTTCCTAAAAAGGCC AATGTCGTGGCCAAGTCCGGATACCTCTCCAAGAGCGGCCGGAGGAATCCGAGGTACAACCGGTACTGGTTCCGCCTCAAGGGCGACGTTCTCTCCTACTACCGCGACTCGACCAACCTCTACTTCCCCCACGGCCAGATCGACCTCAGCGTCGGCAtctccgccgacgtcgtcgaccgcgGCAAGAACGGCGTCCACTTCGAGGTCGTCACGAGCCACCGCACCTACAGCTTCAAGGCCGACAGCGCACCGAGCGCCAAGGACTGGGTCAAGAGCCTGCAGCGCGTCATATTCCGCAGCCACAACGACGGGGACAGCGTCAAGATCTCGCTACCCATCGACAATgtcatcgacgtcgaggagacgcAGATGATGGAGTTTTCCGAGACGTGCAAGAttcgcgtcgtcgacaacgacgagacgtacgccatcgacgag TACTTCTTTTCCTTCTTCAAGttcggcgaggaagccgtcaACGTCCTCAAgatcctcgtcgaggatgcttCCGGCAacgaagcggccgaggccgtcgccggcttgagcgtcgacggctcgccGAGGGACTCCAAGAACACGAGCCGGAGCAACCTGCTCACCGACAGGGCGCGGTCGACGAAGCTGCCGGAGACGGTCAAGGCTACCCTGTCGCCCCTCTCCACCCACTCCGGCGGCGCgagtcctcggccgagcctcGACGTCTCCTCCCGCACCAGCTTCGACGCCGTGCTCCACTTGGGCCGGCGGAGCCACGACGTGCCGAGCCCGCTGAGGGAGCAGGGCCCTCGCCGGAGCTTCAGCGGCAGCAGGTCGCAgagcctccgccgccgcagcgaCAGGTCGCGGCCGgtggcctcgtccgactcgaacgtgccctcgtcgacggacgagccGGGCTACTCcaacgtcgccgtctcgacgacggaagaTCCTTCGGCGAGCCAGATCCTGCGAGGGAGCGAGGTGTTTCACAGCCCGACGATGCGCCAGTCGCCCACCTCGTCTCCCTGCGCCGACGCGAGGCCCGGCCTGCCTCACCACTGCGCGACGACGGGGCACATGGAGCAGCTGGCCTACCGCGCGAGCTTGGATCCCGgacgctcctcgacgccgtctctGCAGAGCATCACGAAGATGGGATCCTACCCCCTCCAGCGCGCGGGCGCCTTCGCCGACTACCTGAACAAGACGGGCAAGCGCATGAGCtccctcttcgccgccgagtcCATGGGCTACGTCGAGAAGGTGTCGGGCATGTGGAAGGGGGGCCACAAGCACTACGACGATCCCCACGGCCTGcgtcccgacgacgacgacctcgagcagGACTCGGAGGGCAAGGTGCAGACCTCGATGGACCGCTTCCGCGCCCATTTTGCCCttcccgacgccgagcggctGCAGGCCACGTACTTTGGCTACATCGTCCGCGTCCTGCCCCTGTACGGCAAGATATACATCAGCGACCGATCCTTCTGCTTCCGCAGCCTGCTGCCCGGCACCCGCACGAAGCTGATCCTGCCCCTCAAGGACGTCGAGACGGCGCACAAGGAGAAGGGGTTCCGCTTCGGCtacgccggcctcgtcgtcgtcataCGCGGCCACGAGGAGCTCTTCTTCGAGTTCGGCCCGGCCGAGGTCCGCGACGACTGCGCCGTGACGCTGCTCCAGAGCCTCGAGACGAATAGGTTTCTCCAAGCCTCGGGCGTCctccgcgacgacgaggccgacgacgaggattccgccatggccgagcgTGACGCCCTCAGCTCGGCGCGGCAAGGAGAGTACCCCGAGCACGAGATCGAGATGCCGTCGCAGACGCACCTGCCGAACGCGCCTACGATCCTCATGGACGACCCGGACGGCTCCTTTCTCAGCTTCAAGCCGGCCGGCTCCATGAGGATCACCTGCCTGACCATCGGCTCCCGCGGCGACGTGCAGCCGTACATTGCCCTCTGCAAAGGCCTGCTGGCGGACGGCCACCGGCCGCGCATCGCCACCCACGCCGAGTTTCAGGGCTGGGTCGAGTCGCACGGCATCGAGTTCCgccgcgtcgagggcgaTCCCGGGGAGCTGATGCGCCTCTGCATCGAAAACGGCACCTTCACCCTCTCCTTCCTGCGCGAGGCCAACGCCAAGTTTCGCGACTGGCTGGACGACCTGCTGGATTCCGCCTACCACGCCTGCGAGGGATCCGAGCTGCTCATCgagtcgccctcggccatggccggcatcCACATCGCAGAGAAGCTCGCGATCCCCTACTTCCGAGCCTTCACCATGCCCTGGACGCGCACGAGGGCCTACCCGCACTCCTTCATCATGCCCGAGCACAAGATGGGCGGGGCCTACAACTACATGACGTACGTCATGTTCGACAACATCTTTtggagggcgacggcgcagcaGGTGAACCGCTGGCGCAACAGCACGCTCAAGCTGCCCAACACGAGCCTCGAGAAGATGCAGCCGAACAAGGTACCGTTCCTCTACAACTTCAGCCcgagcgtcgtcgcgccgccgctcgacTACTCGGACTGGATCAGGGTCACCGGCTACTGGtttctcgacgagggcgacgagtaCAGACCGCCGCGGGAACTCGAGGACTTCATCCAGAAGGCCAGGgacgacggcaagaagctcgtatacgtcggcttcggctccatcatcgtcgacgaccccgGCAAGATGACACAGGAGgtcatcgacgccgtcctcaaGGCCGACGTCCGCTGCATCCTCTCCAAGGGCTGGTCCGACCGCATCTCGCCCGGCGACGACCCGGAGAAGCCGCGGCCGCGGGAGCCGGACATCCCGCCCGAGCTCTTCGTCATCAAGTCGGCGCCTCACGACTGGCTGTTCCGACGCATCGACGCGGCGGCCCACCACGGAGGTTCGGGCACGACCGGGGCCAGCCTGCGGGCGGGCATTCCGACCATCATACGGCCCTTCTTCGGCGACCAGTTCTTCTTCGCCAGCCGcgtcgaggacctcggcgtcggcgtctggGTGAGGCGCTGGGGCACCAACAGCTTCGGCCGCGCACTGTGGGAGGCGACGCGGAACGAGCGCATCATCGTCAAGGCTCGCGTGCTGGGTGAGCACATTCGCCAA GAGACGGGCGTCGCAGACGCAATCCAGAGCATATATCGAGATCTCGAGTACGCCAAGAGCCTCATCAAGCGCAAGCCCGGCAGCaagcccgacggcgaggaggacgacgaggccgaggagagcTGGACGTTTGTGGGAGGAGACGAGCCGGACCCGGACGTCGTGACGAGACGTCTGAGCGAGGGGATCGTCGGGCAGAGTGCGGAGAGCAAGGGGCTCGGCAGCCAGGTGCTGAAGGGGCGAGCGTAG
- a CDS encoding pyridoxamine 5'-phosphate oxidase, protein MALNNVEKNLSLSGLDAASPAAQFRKWYAEAKANESISMPETCTLSTSELPSGRVSSRIVYMKELDTNDGFVLISNFGTSRKGSDLASNPHAALVFHWPALQRQVRVEGVTERLSKEQNQADFDVRARDGQMTAWASRQSQPLQPSAKDGDDGLAQLRGWLAETEKRFDGQDKVPVPEFWGGLRIVPTRVEFWEGRKDRLHDRFVYEKDGGKGWKINRLSP, encoded by the coding sequence ATGGCTCTCAACAACGTGGAAAAGAACCTCTCGCTGTCGGGGCTGGatgccgcctcgccggcagccCAGTTCCGCAAGTGGtacgccgaggccaaggcgaacGAGTCCATCAGCATGCCCGAGACGTGCACGCTCTCGACGTCGGAGCTCCCCTCGGGCCGCGTCTCGTCGCGCATCGTCTACATGAAGGAGCTCGACACCAacgacggcttcgtcctcATCTCCAACTTTGGCACCTCGCGCAAGGGCAGCGACCTCGCGTCGAACCCgcacgccgccctcgtcttccACTGGCCCGCCCTGCAGCGGCAGGTgcgcgtcgagggcgtcacGGAGCGCCTGTCGAAGGAGCAGAACCAGGCCGACTTTGACGTGCGCGCGCGCGACGGTCAGATGACGGCCTGGGCCAGCCGCCAGTCGCAGCCGCTGCAGCCGAgcgccaaggacggcgacgacggcctggccCAACTGCGAGGCTGGCTGGcggagacggagaagcgcttcgacggccaggaCAAGGTGCCCGTGCCCGAGTTCTGGGGCGGCTTACGCATCGTGCCCACGCGCGTCGAGTTTTGGGAGGGCAGGAAGGACAGGCTGCACGACCGCTTCGTCTACGAGaaggacggcggcaagggtTGGAAGATCAACCGGCTGAGTCCATGA